agaggccgCTAGGAGTCATAGTCCTCTTCATCCTCTGCGTCAGGTGCTGAGGGGCccgggggtgctgggggcagaggcagagtcgAAGTGAAGGGCATGAAGGGTGTcggggggctgcagggcagaaagcagaagagaaagatcaGGCCCCTTGCCAGTGCCCACCTACCCCACCCTTGTGAGCATGGAGCCCCCGGCCTTCTGTACCCAGGGGCAGCCgagcccagagaagggaagaacCCAGAGCAGGTCACACAGCTCCTGCCCAGGCCCCCTCCaatggggctgggtgggggtaggggaggggatCTTCTGACAGCAGCATTCTGCCTTTAAGCCCTCCTCAGTTCCTCCCCTCTCATCCACCAAATCTTccacaaacaacaaaaccaagtGGCCACAAGAGCAGGCCAGCCTTGAGGAGTCTGCTAGCCTCATCTGGTGCCACCAAGCTGATTACCTCTgaaagtgggcagggggatggccAGCCTGGGGTGGCGCCTGGGgtgcctcctcttctccctcagtGTCTGTGTCCTCAGACTCATCCTGGGAGCAAGGCAGGGGTCAGAAGTGACAAGAAAAGCATGAGCCCATCACTGGCGAGCCTAGATCCCTGGGAGCGGCAGGGACAAGACATTGAACTCTCTAGCCTTAACTTTACAGCCCTAATTTACAAAAAACCATAGGTGAGGATGGGTCCGGGTGTCCAGCCAGCATGCTAGGCCAGATACAAGACCACCCCCTCCACACCACACAGTAGACCAGAGGGCTGCGGGCCTCACTCACCTCTTGCTCTGAGTCCGTCCCTGACAGCTTCTTGTCCTTGCTTTTGCTTCCCATCCCACCATTCTTCCGGCCACTGCTGCCTGGCTTCCGACCCCTTTGGGAAGGTACAGTCCATCTGCCCAGAGGTCTCACCATCCCTGACCACCCcctcccagtcacccccaaccccagttGGCCTTGGCCTTCCTTGCCTGGACACCTGGCCCTGGCTCCCCACCTGCGGGTACCCTTGTCCCCATCCATGTGGTTGTCTTCCCCGTCTCCCTGCATGTCAGGCACAGAGGCCACCAGAtcctttaaaaagtcaaactgcTGCTCCAGCTCAATGCACTGTttcctggaagaggtgaggaGAAGATGGAATTCAGCTGGGGCCCAGATGTCTGGGTTCTCAGCAAGGGACAGCAGGAGATATCAGGAGATGGATATCAGGAGGATAGAGCCTGGAGAACCTCCATCCCATCTCCACTACGGAACCTGCTCGCCTTGCTACACCACccaacccctcctcccccagttcAAACCCACCCATATTCGAGGCGTTGCTGGTCTCCCAGCAGCCTCCCACCTCTCCTAAGTGTGTGAACTCCTGGGGCAAGGTTCCACTGGGCCCAACCAGCTCCCAGGCCACTCACAGGTGGGATGTGGTCATGGTCTTGGCGTTTCGGGACTGGGTCACCTGGCAAGCCTTTTTCAACAGCGACTCTAGGAACAGCTCGAGCGCCCGGGCTGAGGAGCGTCAAGGAGAACACGGGTGGGGGATCCCCAACCTAAACAAGGCGACCCCGGGCTCCCTCCCTACCCCAGGTCCCTCAACCTGGCCAGGCCCCGACAGGATACAGATGATGACAGGCACTGCCGCCGCCACCTTCCCAATCTCTTCGTCAGTTTGCATGATCTTCTTGATCCgcgcctggggagggggcagaaaaCTCGGACCCTGTCGCCTCCATCCCCGAAAGGGGTGCTGGGGGCTAACGAGAGAGGTTCTCCCGGGAGAGAGGGCTGGGGACCCGGACGCCGGGAGGGCACGGAAGGGGGCGGGGCGTTCGTACCCCGAACACCACGGTGCGCCCGCCCCCCCACGCAACCTCCCCAAGCCCGGCTCGGGCCCGAGCCTCCAAAGAGCCCGGCCCGCTCCTCGGGGGCCTGGCCACGTGCTCACCGGCGGGAACCGCGCGTtatactttttcttcttgctcGGCATCTCAGGGCCTCTCTCGCCACGCCGGGCCCAGCGCCGCCGCCCGCAGCTTCCCGGCCCCCGGGCCTGCTCGCCACCCGCCTGCCGCGGTTCCCCCGGGTCCTGGTGCCGCCTGCTCCGCCCCCGCCGCTCCCCACGCGGTCCTAGCGCCGCCGGTCAGGACGCCGCTCGCAGGGCCGGAGCGCCCTCCCCTTGCGGCCTCCCGGGCGGTGCGCGTCGATCCGGGACCGGAGCGCCGCTCCCGCCGGCCCCCAAGCCTAGGAAAGCGAACGTtagccccgcccccgaggccccgccccgccccgccccggttcccctggcggccccgcccccggggtcaGTCCCTCCCctcgcaggccccgccccgcggcgcgGGCGACAggcccggcggccccgccccgtGCTGCGCTTGTCTATAAAGTTGTTGTTGAGGCGGCGGGCGCTAAGATGGCGGCGGCGGCAGccgtggcgggggcggggcgcggcgggggcggcggcggcggcggcggcggcgcggagcCCCGGCAGGAGCGTAGCCGGGCGCGGGGCTGGGCCGGCGCCGAGCGCGGCGAAGGCCGGAGGTGAcggcggggctgcgggagggggcagggctgggcggGGGCGCGGCTCGGGCTGTGGGCGCTAatggcggcgggcgcggcgggcccGAGGCTGGCGCTCTCGTAGGCTCTACCAAGCCTGGGTTCCAGTCCGGCTGTCGCCCCGTTGGCCTTGGACTGGTCACGGCTCTTTCCGGGCATCAATGTGCTCGTGCTCAAGTAGGCCCGACAGCGCCAGCCCGGGGGTCTGGTCCTGCTGGGCCTGCCTCGATGCTACGCGAAAGTGcgcttctctgcctccctccgcTGAATCCTGCGATCGGGATGCCTGCCAGTTCCGGGCAGGGCCGGGAGGTGTAGCTGGGCTGGTTGCTCCCACACCTGAATTCACATTT
The Canis lupus familiaris isolate Mischka breed German Shepherd chromosome 18, alternate assembly UU_Cfam_GSD_1.0, whole genome shotgun sequence genome window above contains:
- the DRAP1 gene encoding dr1-associated corepressor isoform X1, producing the protein MPSKKKKYNARFPPARIKKIMQTDEEIGKVAAAVPVIISRALELFLESLLKKACQVTQSRNAKTMTTSHLKQCIELEQQFDFLKDLVASVPDMQGDGEDNHMDGDKGTRRGRKPGSSGRKNGGMGSKSKDKKLSGTDSEQEDESEDTDTEGEEEAPQAPPQAGHPPAHFQSPPTPFMPFTSTLPLPPAPPGPSAPDAEDEEDYDS
- the DRAP1 gene encoding dr1-associated corepressor isoform X2 — protein: MPSKKKKYNARFPPARIKKIMQTDEEIGKVAAAVPVIISRALELFLESLLKKACQVTQSRNAKTMTTSHLKQCIELEQQFDFLKDLVASVPDMQGDGEDNHMDGDKGTRRGRKPGSSGRKNGGMGSKSKDKKLSGTDSEQEPPDTLHALHFDSASAPSTPGPLST
- the DRAP1 gene encoding dr1-associated corepressor isoform X3, translating into MPSKKKKYNARFPPARIKKIMQTDEEIGKVAAAVPVIISRALELFLESLLKKACQVTQSRNAKTMTTSHLKQCIELEQQFDFLKDLVASVPDMQGDGEDNHMDGDKGTRRGRKPGSSGRKNGGMGSKSKDKKLSGTDSEQEGSRLASDGLMLFLSLLTPALLPG